CAGCGCGAGGCGCCGTAATGGGCCGGCGGCCTGGGACCGGTCTCGGCGCCGTACCGCACGACGTCGTCGGCGAAGCGCAGGGCGCGCTTGGCCGCGGCGAAGCGCGGGAAGTCGGCGTAGATCAGGATCGCCACCGGCTGCCCGAGCAGGCGCGGCGTCTCGCCCTGCGGCACGAGGAACCAGTCGCCGAAGAAGTCGGCGTGCGGGACCGAGACCCCGTCCGCCACCAGGTCCTCGTGCCGGACAATCCGGTCCGGCCGCAGGGCGGCCGGGAGCCGCGACAGGTCGAGGCCGGTGAAGCGGCGGTCGGCGCGGGTCGCCGCGACGAGGAAGGCGTGGGCTTGGCCGTCGGGCCAGCCGGCGAGGTCGCGGGCCCGGTAGTCGCGGGAGAAGGTCTTGGCGCCCGTGACCTTGGCGACGGCGTCGAGGCGGTAGCGGGGCCGGCCCGGCGCGGCCCACGGGGAGCCGGCGGACAGGCCGGTCTCGGCGAGCTGCGCCCGGGCCGGGGGCGCCAGGAAGGAGACCTTCACGGCGACGCCCGCCGCCGCGCCGGCCTTCAGGAAGTGGCGCCGCGAGAGCGCCTTGATGGTCTCGGCCGACACGGCGTCTTTCCTCATGGCGTGCCCCCTCAGGCCCGGTCGAGGACGGCCGCGTGCGGGAAGGCGGGCTCCGCGTCGGCGACGCGGTGCTCGGCCCCGGCACCGAGACGGTCCGAGTTCAGCAGCAGGTTCAGGACGATTGCGCCGATCGCGCCGAGGGTGATCCCGCTGTGCAGGATCGGCCCGGCCCAGTCCGGCGCCGTGGCGGCGAAGAGCTTCGGCGCCGCCATCGGGATCAGGCTGAGGCCGATGCTGACCGCGACGACGATCTGGTTCCGGCGATCCCCGAGATCGGCGCCGCCGACGATCTTGAGCCCCGCCGCCGCGACCATCCCGAAGATGACGATGCCGGCGCCGCCGAGCACGGCCGGCGGGATCGACGCCACCGCGAAGGCGACCTTGGGCAGGAGGCTGACGCCCAGGATGATGAAGCCCGCCGCGACCGTGACGTAGCGGCTGCGCACCCGCGTCATGTTCACGAGGCCGACGTTCTGGGAGAACGAGGTGTGCGGGAAGGTGTTGAGGCAGCCCGCGATCAGCGTCGACAGCGAGTCCGCCATCAGGCCGCGGGTCAGGGTCCGCTTGTCCACCGGGCGCCCGACGATGTCGCCCACCGCCAGGAACATGCCGGTCGACTCGACCAGCGTGACCATCATGACGATGCACATCGCCGCCACGGCCGTCAGGTGGAAGGTCGGCCAGCCGAAGTGGAACGGCGTGACGAGGGCGATGAGCGGGCGCTCGGCCAGCCCGTCGAGGCGGAACAGGCCGAGCGGCCAGGCGAGGCACAGGCCCGCGACGAGGCCGATCAGCACGGCGACGTTGGCGACGAAGCCGGTGGCGAAGCGGCTGACCACCAGGATCACCGCCAGCACGAAGGCCGCGACGCCGAGATGGACCGGAGCGCCGAAATCGGCGGCCCCGAAGCCGCCGCCCGCCCAGTTGATCCCGACCGGCAGCAGCGTGACGCCGATGATCAGGATGACCGTGCCGGTCACGAGGGGCGGGAAGAAACTCGCGAGCCTGGAGAAGAACGGCCGGAGCAGCAGGCCGAACAGGCCCGCCCCGATGGTCGCGCCGAAGATGCCGGGCAGGCCGATCGTCGGGTCCTGCGCCATCGCCACCATCGGGCCGACCGCCGCGAAGCTGACGCCCATGATGACCGGCAGGCGGATGCCGAAGATCCCCAGGCCGAGGGACTGGATCAGGATCGCGATGCCCGTCACCAGCAGATCGCAGTTGATCAGGTAGGCGACCGTCTCGGTCGGCAGGTTCATCGCCGCGCCGAGGATGAGCGGCGGCGCGACAGCCCCCGCGCTCATCACGAGCACGTGCTGCATGCCGTAGGCGAGGAGCTTCGGAAGGGGCGGGATCGCGTCGACCGCGTCCACCTCGCGCGTTGTCCTGTCGTGAGACGTCATGGGCGTGTCCTCCGCCAGCCGGGACCTGTCGAGGCGTCGTCCCGTGATGGTGTCGTCAGGGACCCGGCAGCGGTGGCCGGACCTCTTCCGGGTCCGGGCCGCCAGGAGCGGGTGTGGGGCCAGTCGCAGGGCGGGCCGTGGCGGCACGCCCGGGGGCGGGGGAGCGGGCTCTCGGCGGCCGCTCCGGGGTCATGCGCTGCCGACTTGGCTGGCTCTCAAACCTTGCATGGCTGGCCGCGAATGCCATGCCGGGATTTCGGAAGCAGTTTGCGAAAAATCGCCAAGGTGGCCGGTGGCGGCTGCCGTATGCTGCGGCCCGCTGACGGCCCCGAGACGGTGCGCCCGGCACGGCGTTCCTGCTGCCAGAGGGCGGCATCTGGCCGTGGGGAGGCGTCGCGGCCCGTCCGGCGCGACCTCCAGGGCGTACCCGGAGAGACGCGATGACCTCCCTGCTGCTGACGAACGCCGACATCCTGGTGACGATGGACGCGCAGCGCCGGGAGATCCCCGGCGGCGCGGTCTACGTGGAGGACAACCGCATCGTCGCCGTCGGCCCCGCCGCCGAGGTGCCGCAGCGGGCCGATACCGTCCTCGACCTGCGCGGCCACGCGGTGATGCCGGGCCTCGTGAACACCCACCACCACATGTACCAGACGCTCACCCGCGCGGTGCCGGCCGCGCAGGACGCCGAGCTATTCGGCTGGCTGAAGGCGCTCTACCCGATCTGGGCCCGGCTCACGCCCGAGATGGTCCGCGTCTCGACGCAGACCGCGATGGCGGAGCTGATCCTCTCGGGCTGCACCACGTCGAGCGACCACCTCTACATCTACCCGAACGGTTGCCGGCTCGACGATTCCATCGAGGGTGCCGAGGAGATCGGCATGCGCTTCCACGCCGCCCGCGGCGCGATGAGCGTCGGGGAGAGCGCGGGCGGACTCCCGCCGGACTCGGTCGTCGAGGACGAGGCGGCGATCCTCGAAGACACGCGCCGTCTGATCGAGCGCTGGCACGATCCGGAGCGCTTCGCCATGCGCCGGATCGTGGTGGCGCCCTGCTCACCGTTCTCGGTGAGCCGCGGCCTGATGCGCGATGCCGCCGAGCTGGCCCGGCACTACGGCGTCTCGCTCCACACCCACCTCGCGGAGAACGACGACGACGTCCGCTACAGCCTGGAAAAATTCGGGATGACGCCGGCGGAGTACGCCGCCGACCTGGGCTGGACGGGCCCGGACGTGTGGCACGCCCACTGCGTCAAGCTCGACCGCGCCGGCATCGCGCTGTTCGGCCGGACCGGGACCGGGGTGGCCCACTGTCCCTGCTCCAACATGCGCCTCGCCTCGGGCATCGCGCCCGTCCGGCAGATGCGGTGCGCGGGCGTGCCGGTCGGGCTCGGCGTCGACGGCTCGGCCTCCAACGACGGGTCGCACATGCTGGGCGAGGCGCGGCAGGCCATGCTGCTCGCCCGCGTCGGCTTCGGGCCGGCGGCCATGACCGCGCGGGAGGCGCTGGAGATCGCGACGCTGGGCGGCGCGAAGGTGCTGAACCGGGACGATATCGGCGCGCTGGCCCCCGGCATGGCGGCCGACATCGTCGCCTTCGACCTGCGCGGCCTCGGCATGGCGGGGGCGCTGCACGACCCCGTCGCCGCCCTCACCTTCTGCGCGCCGCAGACGGTGGCCTGGAGCGTCATCAACGGGCGGATCGTGGTGCGCGAGGGCCGCCTGACGACCCTCGACGCCGGGGCGCTGACCGCCCGCCACAACGCCCTCGCGGCGGCCCTCGTGCGGGACGAGGCGTAGGCCGGCCTACTCATCCTCCGCAGAGGGGCTCGCGGATCCAGACATCGGGTTCGGCGGCGCGGCTCCAGGATCGGGCGAACGTCGATGTCCGCTGGAGATTTGAGAAGATCCTGGCATCCAGAGCTGGAGGCTGGAGTAATGCCCTCTTATAATCTCTTCGATTGACAATCCATGCGCGGCTGTCTTTGCGAGCGAAGCGAAGCAAGCCAGAGCCGCGCAACGTCTGTAAAGGTCGCGCGACCATGGGTCACTTCGCTTTGCTCGTGATGACGGCGAGGAATGCGTCGACCGCAGCATTCGGACGAAAGATGTATTACCTTCGGGTCGAGACCGTCAGACATCCACCTCCGTCGCCAGCCCCTTGGCCACCGCGCGGTCGACCGCCACCGCGGCGACCGCGAGGTCCTGCAGCCCGACCCCGGTGCCGTCGAACAGGGTGATCTCGGACTCCGAGACGCGGCCGGGGTGATCGCCGTTGATCACCGCCCCGATCTCCACGATGGAATCCGCGGCGAGGAGCCCCCGCGCGACAGCGTGCTGCGCCTCGCCGATGCTGACCGACTGCGCGACCTCGTCGGTGCACACCGTGGCGGCGGCGAGCAGTTCGGCCTCCACCTCCTGCTTGCCGCGCGTGTCCGTCCCCATGCAGGCGAGGTGCGTGCCCGGCCGGACCTGCGCGGCCTTCAGGATCGGCGCGAACGAGGACGTGATCGTCACGACGACGTCGGCCTCGGACCCGAGCCGGTCGAGGTCGACCGCCTCGAACGCCACGCCGTGCTCCCGCGCCACCGCCTCCATCCGGCCGAACATGCCGGGATGCAGGTTCCACGCGAGGACCCGCTCGAACGGCCGCTGCGCCAGCGCGGCGCGCAGCTGGAACGCCGACTGGTGGCCCGCGCCGATCATGCCCAGCACCCGCGCATCTTTGCGGGCAAGGTGCCGGACGGAGATGGCGCAGGCCGCGGCCGTGCGCAGCGCGGTGAGGAGGTTCCCTCCGACGACGGCCCGGCAGCGGCCGGTATCGGCGTCGAACAGGAACACCGTCGACTGGTGGTTGGTCAGGCCCTTCGCGGCGTTGCCGGGCCAGAAGCCGCCGGCCTTGAGGCCGAGCGCGAGGCTGTCCCGGTCGAAGCCCGACTTGAAGCCGTAGAGCGCGTCGGCGTGGCCGATGGCTTCCCGGACGACCGGGAAGTTGCCGGCTCGCCGCCGCGCCATGGAGGCGAAGACCTGTTCGACGGCGGTAAAGCACTCCGCCTCGGTCAACAGCCCGTCGATCGCGTGCTCGGGAACGATGATCATCGCGGATGTGTCCTCAATTCGTGAGCCGGCATGTCGCCCCCGTCATCGCGGGCGTCGCGAGGCGACCCAGGGCAGCGGGCCCCGTCGAGGCGCGTCCCCGGATCGCTGCGCCGCGCTCGCGATGACGGACGGTGTGCAGGGTGCGTCAGTAGGCCTTGCCGCGGGCCGAGACCGGCCAGAGCGTCTCGACCCGGCCGTTGCGGACGCCGACATACCAGTCGTGGACGTTGCAGGTCGGATCGCAGTGGCCGGGGACGAGGCGCAGACGGTCGTTGACCTTCAGCCGGCCCTCGGGATCCTCGATCACCCCGTGCTCGTCCGAGCACTTGATGTATTTCACGTCGTCGCGGCCGAAGACGAAGGGCAGGCCCGAATCGACCGACTGCACCTTAAGTCCCGCGTCGCAGATCGCCTTGTCGGCCTTGGCGTGGCTCATCACGCTGGTGAGGATGAACAGGGCGTTCTGCCACTCGCCCGCGTCGATGCGCTTTCCGTCCCGGTCGCGGATACGCCCGTAATCGGCGTCCATGAACGCGTAGCTGCCGCATTGCAGCTCGTTGTAGACGCCGGATCCCGCCTCGAAATAGTAGCTGCCGGTGCCGCCGCCGCTGACGAGCTCCGGCTCGAGGCCCTCCCGGTTCAGCGCCGCGACGGCGTCGCGCACCTGGGCGATGGCCGCGTCGAGCTTGGCCCGCCGCTCCTCGTAGCCGTCGATGTGCTGCATGGCGCCCTGGTAGGCCTGGAGGCCCGCGAAGCGCAGGTTCGGCGCGGCCGCGACGGCCTGGGCGATCGCCACCACCTCGGGGGTCGTCCGCACGCCGCAGCGGCCGGCGCCGCAATCGATCTCGACGAAGCAGTCGAGTTGCGTGCCGTGCCGCTGCGCCGCCGCCGAGAGGTCGGCGACGTTCGCCACGTCGTCGAGGCAGACGATGATGCGGGCACCGTGCAGCGGCAGCCGCGCCAGACGGTCGATCTTGCCCGGGTCGCGCACCTGGTTCGAGACCAGGATATCCTTGATGCCCGCGCGGGCGAAGACTTCCGCCTCCGAGACCTTCTGGCAGCAGACGCCGCAGGCGCCGCCGAGGCTCTGCTGGAGTTTCAGGATGTCGACGGACTTGTGCATCTTGCCGTGGGCGCGGTGGCGCATCCCGTGCGCCTTGGCGTAGTCGCCCATCTTGCGGATGTTGCCTTCCAGCGCGTCGAGATCGACGATCAGGCAGGGCGTCTGGATCTCGTCCTCGCGC
This genomic window from Methylobacterium oryzae contains:
- the bhcD gene encoding iminosuccinate reductase BhcD, coding for MIIVPEHAIDGLLTEAECFTAVEQVFASMARRRAGNFPVVREAIGHADALYGFKSGFDRDSLALGLKAGGFWPGNAAKGLTNHQSTVFLFDADTGRCRAVVGGNLLTALRTAAACAISVRHLARKDARVLGMIGAGHQSAFQLRAALAQRPFERVLAWNLHPGMFGRMEAVAREHGVAFEAVDLDRLGSEADVVVTITSSFAPILKAAQVRPGTHLACMGTDTRGKQEVEAELLAAATVCTDEVAQSVSIGEAQHAVARGLLAADSIVEIGAVINGDHPGRVSESEITLFDGTGVGLQDLAVAAVAVDRAVAKGLATEVDV
- the bhcC gene encoding 3-hydroxy-D-aspartate aldolase BhcC; its protein translation is MNARSADLEVGFDVPALPGMREDEIQTPCLIVDLDALEGNIRKMGDYAKAHGMRHRAHGKMHKSVDILKLQQSLGGACGVCCQKVSEAEVFARAGIKDILVSNQVRDPGKIDRLARLPLHGARIIVCLDDVANVADLSAAAQRHGTQLDCFVEIDCGAGRCGVRTTPEVVAIAQAVAAAPNLRFAGLQAYQGAMQHIDGYEERRAKLDAAIAQVRDAVAALNREGLEPELVSGGGTGSYYFEAGSGVYNELQCGSYAFMDADYGRIRDRDGKRIDAGEWQNALFILTSVMSHAKADKAICDAGLKVQSVDSGLPFVFGRDDVKYIKCSDEHGVIEDPEGRLKVNDRLRLVPGHCDPTCNVHDWYVGVRNGRVETLWPVSARGKAY
- a CDS encoding 8-oxoguanine deaminase, with translation MTSLLLTNADILVTMDAQRREIPGGAVYVEDNRIVAVGPAAEVPQRADTVLDLRGHAVMPGLVNTHHHMYQTLTRAVPAAQDAELFGWLKALYPIWARLTPEMVRVSTQTAMAELILSGCTTSSDHLYIYPNGCRLDDSIEGAEEIGMRFHAARGAMSVGESAGGLPPDSVVEDEAAILEDTRRLIERWHDPERFAMRRIVVAPCSPFSVSRGLMRDAAELARHYGVSLHTHLAENDDDVRYSLEKFGMTPAEYAADLGWTGPDVWHAHCVKLDRAGIALFGRTGTGVAHCPCSNMRLASGIAPVRQMRCAGVPVGLGVDGSASNDGSHMLGEARQAMLLARVGFGPAAMTAREALEIATLGGAKVLNRDDIGALAPGMAADIVAFDLRGLGMAGALHDPVAALTFCAPQTVAWSVINGRIVVREGRLTTLDAGALTARHNALAAALVRDEA
- a CDS encoding nucleobase:cation symporter-2 family protein, coding for MTSHDRTTREVDAVDAIPPLPKLLAYGMQHVLVMSAGAVAPPLILGAAMNLPTETVAYLINCDLLVTGIAILIQSLGLGIFGIRLPVIMGVSFAAVGPMVAMAQDPTIGLPGIFGATIGAGLFGLLLRPFFSRLASFFPPLVTGTVILIIGVTLLPVGINWAGGGFGAADFGAPVHLGVAAFVLAVILVVSRFATGFVANVAVLIGLVAGLCLAWPLGLFRLDGLAERPLIALVTPFHFGWPTFHLTAVAAMCIVMMVTLVESTGMFLAVGDIVGRPVDKRTLTRGLMADSLSTLIAGCLNTFPHTSFSQNVGLVNMTRVRSRYVTVAAGFIILGVSLLPKVAFAVASIPPAVLGGAGIVIFGMVAAAGLKIVGGADLGDRRNQIVVAVSIGLSLIPMAAPKLFAATAPDWAGPILHSGITLGAIGAIVLNLLLNSDRLGAGAEHRVADAEPAFPHAAVLDRA